One genomic region from Ptychodera flava strain L36383 chromosome 14, AS_Pfla_20210202, whole genome shotgun sequence encodes:
- the LOC139150657 gene encoding homeobox protein prophet of Pit-1-like isoform X2: MRIQQDLSTVHSSTVPVTVDLTSNSPQKGTTKMRDRRRYLKTKAGQPSCFRGPAFTKDKVTALLRVYSDYAKYPDPARVKKTAELLGLTVKQVKCWFRNRRARERQQRKYMQYMELKDTLLQSFSPCVSSPESTDTRSTTSATPCDSNQICFEFPSMPRAFQSSPDSALSPSLPPSPPSHFDPIKPSYNLTWSPDAVDSCWQGHVPCVPLPFHCAVICGLPRYGNGYSAVPQFPTPPQSHRYLPQNCQ, translated from the exons ATGAGAATTCAACAAGACTTATCCACAGTGCACTCGTCAACAGTTCCTGTGACGGTAGATCTCACGTCCAATTCTCCACAGAAAG GTACAACGAAGATGAGAGACAGGCGTCGGTATTTGAAGACAAAAGCTGGGCAGCCATCCTGTTTTCGTGGACCAGCGTTTACGAAAGACAAAGTGACTGCATTGTTGAGGGTTTACAGCGATTATGCCAAGTATCCCGACCCGGCGCGAGTTAAGAAAACAGCTGAATTGCTCGGTCTGACCGTTAAACAAGTAAAG TGTTGGTTTCGGAATCGACGTGCACGGGAGCGACAACAAAGGAAGTATATGCAGTATATGGAGCTGAAAGATACCCTTTTACAGTCTTTTTCGCCATGTGTCAGCAGCCCAGAGTCCACCGACACTCGTTCAACGACAAGTGCCACTCCTTGTGATTCCAACCAGATCTGCTTTGAATTTCCCAGCATGCCCCGGGCGTTCCAGTCATCACCCGATTCAGCACTGTCTCCGAGCTTACCCCCGTCTCCACCCAGTCACTTCGATCCCATCAAACCCTCCTACAACTTGACCTGGTCACCTGACGCTGTTGACTCCTGCTGGCAGGGACACGTTCCGTGTGTACCACTTCCATTCCATTGCGCTGTTATCTGTGGTTTGCCGAGATATGGTAACGGCTATTCAGCTGTTCCGCAGTTTCCAACTCCACCCCAGTCTCACAGATATCTTCCTCAGAACTGTCAGTAA
- the LOC139150654 gene encoding homeobox protein prophet of Pit-1-like, which translates to MKMTDSHRYLETEAGQPSCFRGPAFTKDKVTALLQVYDNYTKYPDPTQIKKTAELLGLTAKQVQCWFRNRRARERRQRRYMQYLELRDTLLQPYSPCVSSPQSVHSDSTMSATPSESNQSSFEFPGMPCVFKSSPDSALSPSLPPSPPGHFDPIEPSYNLTWSPDAVDSCWQGHVPCVPLPFHCGVICGLPRYGNGYSAVPQFPTPPQSHRCLP; encoded by the exons ATGAAGATGACAGACAGCCATCGGTATTTGGAGACAGAGGCTGGGCAGCCATCTTGCTTTCGTGGTCCAGCGTTTACGAAAGACAAAGTGACTGCATTGTTGCAGGTTTATGACAACTACACCAAGTATCCCGACCCGACACAAATCAAGAAAACGGCTGAACTGCTCGGTCTGACCGCCAAACAAGTACAG tgttgGTTTAGAAATCGACGTGCACGAGAGCGACGACAGAGGAGGTATATGCAGTATCTGGAGCTAAGAGATACTCTTTTACAGCCATATTCGCCGTGTGTCAGCAGCCCACAGTCCGTCCACAGTGATTCAACGATGAGTGCAACTCCTAGTGAATCCAACCAGTCCAGCTTTGAATTTCCCGGCATGCCCTGTGTGTTCAAGTCGTCACCCGATTCAGCACTGTCTCCTAGCTTACCTCCGTCTCCACCCGGTCACTTCGATCCCATCGAACCCTCCTACAACTTGACCTGGTCACCTGACGCTGTTGACTCCTGCTGGCAGGGACACGTTCCGTGTGTACCACTTCCATTCCATTGCGGTGTTATCTGTGGTTTACCGAGATATGGTAACGGCTATTCAGCTGTTCCGCAGTTTCCAACTCCACCGCAGTCTCACAGATGCCTTCCTTAG